One Primulina tabacum isolate GXHZ01 chromosome 10, ASM2559414v2, whole genome shotgun sequence DNA segment encodes these proteins:
- the LOC142505093 gene encoding uncharacterized protein LOC142505093: MPPRMTKKTPPGPGNKRATRASLATSVNVQAHPEESNVKAEEAEEELPPTATQEKVTELGENVKAAESSYISPKKNVDARELVGEYEKDERIDFEDNDPGYEAEEYGSVDYDEKEIDQDHPEGDKVEEELDEANIGEDEEDVEEEELEDVIEKLEHEEDDERVEVEHTEMINAAEEEEHHELVKERRKRKEFEIFVGGLDKDATENDLRKVFCEVGEVTEVRLLMNPQTKKNKGFAFLRFATVEQAKRACAKLKNPVVNGKQCGVTPSQDSDTLFLGNVCRTWTKAALKEKLKHYGVENIEDLTLVEDSNNVGMNRGFSFLEFSSRVDAMDAFKLLQKRDVVFGVDRPAKVSFADSFIDPGDEIMAQVKTVFIDGLSTTWDEDRVKELLKIYGKIEKVELARNMPSARRKDFGFVTFDTHDAAVTCAKSINNEDLGEGNNKAKVRARLSRPLQRGKGKHVTRGDSRPVRRSIRGVRSSWGPVPRSLPLHNSRGSGPRLPPVVHRGFARPASIRERKPVMAVPSRSRPMPPFPRSYDRRPPVSPYAKGGLKRDYAHREEILPRSRAPVDYSSRVASDRRPLYKNDYSPHGSGYPDVPRGGTSHPVRKAYIDDAYSQRYERPPPVYREGRGREYDSMSGSKRSYAAMDEVPSRYGEAGVRHSRARLDYDTAGNVPHYGDAYSDRLGRSNLGYGGSRSSLSGHDSHGLSDRQSSYGGREVSGMYSSNFGGGYMSRGNDVSGSSYSSLYSGRSLGGNSYAGSGGSGSYY, translated from the exons ATGCCTCCTAGAATGACCAAGAAGACTCCGCCTGGGCCAGGCAATAAGCGAGCTACGCGGGCCTCTTTAGCGACGTCGGTTAACGTACAGGCGCATCCAGAGGAATCCAACGTGAAAGCGGAGGAGGCTGAGGAAGAGTTGCCACCTACTGCGACCCAGGAGAAGGTGACGGAGCTTGGGGAAAATGTGAAGGCGGCGGAGAGTAGCTATATCTCTCCGAAGA AGAATGTTGATGCCAGAGAACTTGTTGGTGAGTATGAAAAGGATGAAAGGATAGATTTTGAGGATAACGACCCTGGATATGAAGCTGAAGAGTATGGCAGTGTAGATTATGATGAAAAGGAGATTGATCAAGACCATCCAGAAGGAGACAAAGTAGAGGAAGAACTAGATGAAGCAAATATTGGTGAAGATGAAGAAGATGTCGAGGAGGAGGAATTGGAAGATGTGATCGAAAAACTTGAAcatgaagaagatgatgagcGTGTTGAGGTGGAGCATACTGAGATGATTAATGCTGCCGAGGAAGAAGAACACCACGAGCTTGTCAAAGAAAGACGCAAGAGGAAggagtttgaaatttttgttgGGGGGTTGGACAAGGATGCTACAGAGAACGATCTAAGAAAAGTGTTCTGTGAAGTTGGTGAAGTCACCGAAGTTAGACTTCTGATGAATCCTCAGACTAAAAAGAACAAGGGTTTTGCATTCTTGCGTTTTGCAACTGTGGAACAAGCAAAACGAGCTTGTGCTAAGCTAAAAAACCCTGTG GTTAATGGTAAGCAGTGCGGTGTTACCCCAAGTCAAGACAGCGACACTTTATTTTTAGGTAACGTGTGCAGGACATGGACAAAAGCAGCT TTGAAAGAGAAGTTGAAGCATTACGGCGTGGAGAATATTGAGGATTTAACGTTGGTCGAAGACAGTAACAATGTGGGGATGAATCGTGGTTTTTCCTTCTTGGAGTTCTCCTCACGGGTTGATGCCATGGATGCTTTTAAGCTTCTACAGAAAAGAGATGTGGTGTTTGGTGTTGATAGGCCTGCCAAAGTTTCCTTTGCGGATTCGTTTATTGACCCTGGTGATGAAATAATGGCTCAG GTTAAGACTGTGTTTATTGATGGTCTTTCTACTACTTGGGATGAGGATCGCGTTAAGGAACTTCTTAAAATATATGGAAAGATTGAAAAAGTAGAGCTTGCCCGCAATATGCCATCCGCAAGGAGAAAGGATTTTGGATTTGTAACTTTTGACACCCATGATGCAGCTGTAACTTGTGCTAAAAGCATCAATAATGAGGATTTGGGTGAAGGCAATAATAAG GCAAAAGTTAGAGCTAGATTGTCTAGGCCCCTTCAGAGAGGCAAAGGAAAACATGTTACTCGTGGAGATTCTCGACCTGTGCGCAGGTCAATTCGGGGTGTTAGAAGTTCATGGGGTCCTGTTCCTCGTAGCCTCCCTCTTCACAATTCTAGAGGAAGTGGACCTCGTTTGCCACCTGTGGTTCATCGTGGATTCGCAAGGCCGGCAAGCATCCGAGAAAGAAAACCTGTTATGGCTGTTCCTTCGAGGAGCAGACCCATGCCCCCCTTTCCCAGGTCTTATGATAGGAGACCACCTG TTTCACCATATGCCAAAGGAGGTTTGAAGAGAGACTATGCTCATCGTGAGGAGATTCTCCCTAGAAGTAGAGCTCCAGTGGACTATAGTTCCAGGGTTGCTTCAGATAGACGCCCATTGTACAAGAATGATTATTCTCCTCATGGATCAGGTTACCCCGATGTGCCTAGAGGTGGTACATCTCACCCTGTGAGAAAAGCTTACATTGATGATGCTTACAGTCAGAGGTACGAGAGGCCACCTCCGGTTTATCGTGAGGGGCGTGGACGTGAATATGATTCCATGTCTGGGTCCAAACGATCATATGCTGCCATG GATGAAGTACCATCACGCTATGGTGAGGCAGGAGTGCGTCATTCGCGGGCTCGTTTGGATTATGATACAGCTGGCAATGTTCCTCATTATGGGGATGCTTACAGTGACAG GCTTGGAAGATCAAATCTAGGATACGGTGGGAGCAGAAGCTCCCTGTCAGGTCATGATTCTCATGGGCTCAGTGATCGCCAGA GCTCATATGGTGGTCGTGAAGTTAGTGGAATGTACTCATCAAACTTTGGCGGGGGTTATATGTCTCGTGGGAATGAT GTTAGTGGTAGTTCTTACTCATCACTCTATTCCGGGCGCAGTTTAGGTGGTAATAGTTATGCAGGAAGTGGAGGCTCTGGATCATATTATTGA
- the LOC142505094 gene encoding nucleoside diphosphate kinase 1-like, translating into MEQTFIMIKPDGVQRGLVGEIIGRFEQKGFALKGLKLITVDRPFAEGHYADLSTKPFFSGLVEYIISGPVVAMVWEGKGVVTTGRKIIGATNPAESAPGTIRGDYAIDIGRNVIHGSDAVESAKKEIALWFPEGIAEWRSSLHSWIYE; encoded by the exons ATGGAGCAGACTTTCATTATGATCAAGCCTGATGGGGTTCAAAGAGGCctg GTTGGTGAGATTATTGGCAGGTTTGAGCAGAAAGGTTTCGCTTTGAAAG GGTTAAAGCTTATCACTGTGGATCGTCCTTTTGCTGAGGGCCACTATGCAGATTTATCCACAAAGCCCTTCTTCAGTGGGCTTGTAGAATATATCATCTCTGGTCCTGTTGTTGCCATGGTTTGGGAAGGCAAGGGTGTGGTAACTACTGGCAGGAAGATCATTGGAGCCACCAATCCCGCTGAGTCTGCCCCAGGGACCATCCGTGGTGATTATGCTATTGACATTGGCAG AAATGTCATTCATGGTAGTGACGCTGTCGAGAGTGCAAAGAAGGAGATCGCTCTCTGGTTCCCAGAAGGAATTGCTGAATGGAGGAGCAGCCTTCATTCTTGGATTTACGAGTGA
- the LOC142505509 gene encoding uncharacterized protein LOC142505509, which yields MDDRGAGGGGSFVAVRRISPGLDRGSACHSSSAEVVAGSAAWLGRGLSCVCAQGRDSDARPSFDLTPAHEECLVRLQSRIDVVYDSSLPILQEALRALWAAAFPEEKLHSLISDQWKEMGWQGKDPSTDFRGGGFISLENLLYFARNYPQSFQDLLCKQEGDRALWEYPFAVAGVNITFMLIQMLDLEAVKPRTPVGVIFLKFLTDCDKSYPAAAGKGTSSRRHTTP from the exons ATGGATGATAGAGGAGCTGGAGGAGGGGGATCGTTTGTGGCGGTTAGGCGAATTTCGCCTGGGCTCGATCGAGGAAGTGCTTGCCACTCATCTTCTG CTGAGGTTGTAGCAGGATCCGCAGCATGGCTTGGTCGAGGTCTTTCATGTGTTTGTGCTCAGGGAAGAGACAGTGATGCTCGTCCATCATTTGATTTGACACCTGCACAC GAGGAATGCCTAGTCAGGCTACAGAGTCGAATAGATGTTGTGTATGATAGTTCCCTTCC CATTTTACAGGAAGCTCTGAGGGCGCTGTGGGCTGCTGCCTTTCCTGAGGAGAAACTACACAGTTTAATTTCTGACCAGTGGAAGGAGATGGGTTGGCAGGGAAAAGATCCATCTACAGATTTTCG GGGTGGTGGCTTCATATCATTGGAAAATTTATTATACTTCGCAAGGAACTATCCA CAATCGTTTCAGGATCTTCTTTGTAAGCAAGAAGGTGATCGGGCCTTGTGGGAATACCCATTTGCTGTGGCTGGTGTCAACATCACATTCATGCTTATTCAGATGCTTGATCTTGAAGCAG TAAAACCTCGTACACCAGTGGGAGTcatttttttgaagtttttaACAG ACTGTGATAAAAGCTACCCGGCGGCAGCTGGAAAGGGAACTTCTTCAAGAAGACATACCACGCCTTGA